The Haloplanus sp. CK5-1 genome contains a region encoding:
- a CDS encoding GMP synthase subunit A, with product MTRIVVVDNHGQFTHLERRALRDAGVDTEIVDNTTPPEDLDVDGLVLSGGPDMDRIGRCDEYLGMGVPVLGICLGMQIMATELDGAVGSGDYGGYADVDVDIVDAEDPVVGSLAPETRVWASHADEVTALPTGFDRTATSGVCDIEAMSDTDRELYGVQWHPEVAHTAEGEELFENFIDCCR from the coding sequence ATGACTCGGATCGTCGTCGTCGACAACCACGGACAGTTCACGCACCTGGAGCGTCGCGCACTCCGCGACGCGGGCGTGGACACCGAAATTGTCGACAACACCACGCCACCGGAAGACCTCGACGTCGACGGACTCGTCCTCTCGGGCGGGCCGGACATGGATCGCATCGGGCGCTGTGACGAGTATCTGGGGATGGGCGTGCCGGTCCTCGGCATCTGTCTCGGGATGCAGATCATGGCGACGGAACTCGACGGCGCGGTCGGCTCGGGCGACTACGGCGGCTACGCCGACGTCGACGTCGACATCGTCGACGCCGAGGACCCGGTCGTGGGGTCGCTCGCCCCGGAGACGCGGGTGTGGGCGAGTCACGCCGACGAGGTGACGGCCCTGCCGACGGGGTTCGACCGGACGGCGACGAGCGGCGTCTGTGACATCGAGGCGATGAGCGATACGGATCGGGAACTGTACGGCGTCCAGTGGCACCCCGAGGTCGCGCACACGGCCGAGGGCGAGGAACTGTTCGAGAACTTCATCGACTGCTGTCGGTGA
- a CDS encoding polyprenyl synthetase family protein — MKYLDRRVGLVNDRLESLVEAVEPAELAAELEHVALAGGKRVRPAVTVLTCEAVGGSPEDAVDFAVGIELVHNASLVIDDIIDRSAVRRGTPSAWETFGYGPAIVASDGLLGEAFALFSQDERAMRIVAEAMVELGEGEATELVDRPETEGEYMELARRKTGVLFRAAAELGAVAGGADAFTVESLGDYAERVGVAFQIRDDVLDATADPDDLGKPTGQDAEMDRPSLVQVTGLSPGAANDRARHESDRALSALDAAETRDVDAVEYLQDLAEFVVVRER, encoded by the coding sequence ATGAAGTATCTGGATCGCCGGGTCGGGCTGGTGAACGACCGCCTCGAATCCCTCGTCGAGGCGGTCGAGCCAGCGGAACTCGCGGCGGAACTCGAACACGTCGCGCTGGCTGGGGGAAAGCGGGTCCGGCCGGCGGTGACGGTGCTCACCTGCGAAGCGGTCGGCGGGAGTCCGGAGGACGCCGTCGACTTCGCCGTCGGGATCGAACTCGTCCACAACGCCTCGCTGGTGATCGACGACATCATCGACCGGTCGGCAGTGCGCCGGGGCACGCCGAGCGCGTGGGAGACCTTCGGCTACGGTCCGGCCATCGTCGCCAGCGACGGCTTGCTCGGCGAGGCCTTCGCCCTCTTCTCGCAGGACGAACGCGCGATGCGCATCGTCGCCGAAGCGATGGTCGAACTCGGCGAGGGCGAGGCGACCGAACTGGTCGACCGCCCGGAGACGGAGGGGGAGTACATGGAACTCGCGCGACGGAAGACGGGTGTACTCTTCCGTGCGGCCGCGGAACTGGGCGCGGTCGCCGGCGGCGCCGACGCCTTCACCGTCGAGTCGCTGGGCGACTACGCCGAACGGGTCGGCGTCGCCTTCCAGATCCGCGACGACGTCCTCGACGCGACGGCCGACCCGGACGACCTGGGCAAGCCGACCGGACAGGACGCCGAGATGGACCGCCCGTCGCTGGTGCAGGTAACCGGGCTCTCGCCGGGGGCGGCGAACGACCGCGCGCGCCACGAGTCGGACCGTGCGCTCTCGGCGCTCGACGCCGCCGAGACGCGGGACGTCGACGCCGTGGAGTACCTGCAGGACCTCGCCGAGTTCGTCGTCGTCAGGGAGCGTTAG
- a CDS encoding zinc ribbon domain-containing protein, which yields MDHDGDRGCPKCGHTETDVGKISTTGGGLSKMFDIQTNSFRVVSCTSCGYSELYRDTGSAGSDIVDVFLG from the coding sequence ATGGATCACGACGGTGACCGTGGCTGTCCGAAGTGTGGTCACACCGAGACGGACGTGGGGAAGATATCCACTACCGGCGGCGGCCTCAGCAAGATGTTCGACATTCAGACCAACTCGTTTCGGGTGGTGTCGTGTACGTCGTGTGGCTACTCCGAACTGTACCGTGACACGGGATCGGCGGGGAGCGACATCGTCGACGTGTTCCTCGGGTGA
- a CDS encoding DUF7097 family protein — MERTPTGTPVGVDDPYDHAGRCDHLTSDGCCRFALERTGDNGEQRLPRGRPSAGDDAAFAAERRAEDYACVAADEDAEWRDCPHYRSTTDGRECRRCGLDEVRMAHDDARPLLEEHHLSYGSAGGGDEGDPAHEITVALCRWCHAKVHEGWARIDDDAGPDAEALAAREERRSREQAEFGFRTAAERDDRD, encoded by the coding sequence ATGGAGCGGACGCCCACGGGCACGCCCGTCGGTGTCGACGACCCCTACGACCACGCGGGGCGGTGTGATCACCTGACCTCGGACGGATGCTGCCGGTTCGCGCTCGAACGCACCGGCGACAACGGGGAACAACGTCTCCCGAGGGGCCGGCCGTCGGCCGGTGACGACGCCGCGTTCGCGGCCGAGCGCCGCGCCGAGGACTACGCGTGTGTCGCCGCCGACGAGGACGCCGAGTGGCGCGACTGTCCACACTACCGCTCGACGACCGACGGGCGCGAGTGCCGTCGCTGTGGCCTCGACGAGGTCCGGATGGCCCACGACGACGCGCGGCCGCTGCTGGAGGAACACCACCTCTCCTACGGGTCGGCGGGGGGCGGCGACGAGGGCGACCCGGCCCACGAGATCACGGTGGCGCTGTGTCGGTGGTGTCACGCGAAGGTCCACGAGGGATGGGCACGGATTGACGACGACGCCGGCCCCGACGCCGAGGCGCTGGCGGCGCGCGAGGAGCGCCGGAGCAGGGAGCAGGCGGAGTTCGGCTTCCGGACGGCCGCGGAGCGGGACGACCGCGACTGA
- a CDS encoding DUF2070 family protein gives MTTTQSDLAGLSRYIFTAPRWYASLGFALIIAAMAGVAAFDSGTSSPTVRNLLILGQDAWQGIFFIGLPTVIASLGTTGVDRFVGGKLTPNRSSLLALLCELILVVIVTGAGLIALVTPLGQTFVYDALVVALASIFAFRLLVVMAVSQSSLLIAAVPASLQTVVAAVFLFVYSGTVRFMELGGPLTDAYLTPYLSRASEAPPELWVIGPDHFGLLVVTCVIYAAGVYVFIRVIDRPWQQSLGVSVLDFIRGFVGHVAEGSRELEDFFEKLGEEAVVPVTVLAFRRLDGTQKARFVLPMIHPGPMGEIGGGNFPVRVAEHTDGLVFPPHATAGHDFNLVTEREVDTILDAIDAAQDRLTYDTTATRSVRTQSGEATMLGQGFGDDALLVATYAPGFADDVEYGVGLSVMSEARTTGLDDVLLVDAHNSNDGLEGDDLGHVTPGSERAFDMLTAARQAGRRLGESPRGPIRLGVAWDRTEWDALDGVGPLGVRVAVVEVEGQHTAYVLVDGNNMVPGLRERIVESVTAHEPIDVAEIMTTDTHIVNTVEADNQVGAAIDHGAFVGLIERLVGEAVDDLEPVEAGLATERATVTVFGNDRTETLASHANAVVSMGGALAVAVTLIAMAASLLVFFLT, from the coding sequence ATGACGACCACCCAGTCCGACCTCGCCGGACTGTCGCGGTACATCTTCACCGCGCCGCGGTGGTACGCCAGTCTCGGGTTCGCGCTGATCATCGCGGCGATGGCCGGCGTCGCTGCCTTCGACTCGGGGACCAGTTCGCCGACCGTTCGCAACCTGCTCATCCTGGGCCAGGACGCGTGGCAGGGCATCTTCTTCATCGGCCTGCCGACGGTCATCGCCTCGCTCGGGACCACCGGCGTCGACCGCTTCGTCGGCGGGAAACTCACGCCGAACCGGTCGTCGCTGCTCGCCCTCCTCTGTGAACTGATCCTCGTCGTCATCGTGACGGGGGCTGGACTGATCGCACTGGTCACGCCGCTCGGACAGACGTTCGTCTACGACGCCCTCGTGGTCGCGCTGGCCTCGATCTTCGCCTTCCGACTGCTCGTCGTCATGGCGGTCTCCCAGTCGTCGCTGCTGATCGCCGCCGTCCCCGCCAGCCTCCAGACCGTCGTCGCCGCCGTGTTTCTCTTCGTCTACAGCGGCACCGTCCGGTTCATGGAACTGGGTGGGCCGCTCACGGACGCCTACCTGACGCCGTACCTCTCGCGGGCCTCGGAGGCCCCCCCGGAGCTGTGGGTGATCGGCCCCGACCACTTCGGGTTGCTCGTCGTCACCTGCGTCATCTACGCCGCCGGTGTCTACGTCTTCATCAGGGTGATCGACCGCCCGTGGCAGCAGAGCCTCGGCGTCTCGGTGCTCGACTTCATCCGCGGGTTCGTCGGCCACGTCGCCGAAGGGTCACGGGAGTTGGAAGACTTCTTCGAGAAACTCGGCGAGGAGGCGGTCGTCCCGGTGACGGTGCTCGCCTTCCGCCGTCTCGACGGCACGCAGAAGGCGCGGTTCGTCCTGCCGATGATCCACCCCGGACCGATGGGCGAGATCGGCGGCGGGAACTTCCCGGTTCGCGTCGCCGAACACACCGACGGCCTGGTCTTCCCGCCCCACGCCACCGCCGGCCACGACTTCAACCTCGTCACCGAACGCGAGGTGGACACCATCCTCGACGCTATCGACGCGGCACAGGACCGCCTCACCTACGACACGACGGCGACCCGGAGCGTCCGGACGCAGTCGGGCGAGGCGACGATGCTCGGCCAGGGGTTCGGCGACGACGCCTTGCTGGTCGCCACCTACGCGCCGGGGTTCGCCGACGACGTGGAGTACGGCGTCGGCCTCTCGGTCATGTCGGAGGCCCGGACGACCGGGCTCGACGACGTGTTGCTCGTCGACGCCCACAACTCGAACGACGGCTTGGAGGGCGACGACCTCGGCCACGTCACGCCGGGCAGCGAGCGGGCGTTCGACATGCTCACCGCGGCACGACAGGCCGGCCGCCGGCTGGGAGAGAGCCCTCGCGGGCCGATCCGACTCGGGGTGGCGTGGGACCGAACCGAGTGGGACGCACTCGACGGCGTCGGGCCGCTCGGCGTCCGTGTGGCCGTCGTCGAGGTCGAGGGCCAACACACCGCGTACGTCCTCGTCGACGGCAACAACATGGTGCCCGGACTCCGAGAGCGGATCGTCGAGTCCGTCACTGCCCACGAACCGATCGACGTGGCGGAGATCATGACGACCGACACACACATCGTCAACACGGTGGAGGCGGACAACCAGGTCGGCGCGGCCATCGACCACGGGGCGTTCGTCGGACTGATCGAACGACTCGTCGGGGAGGCGGTCGACGACCTCGAACCCGTCGAGGCGGGGCTGGCGACCGAGCGCGCGACCGTGACGGTGTTCGGCAACGACCGCACCGAGACGCTCGCGAGTCACGCGAACGCCGTCGTCTCGATGGGCGGCGCCCTCGCCGTCGCGGTTACCCTGATCGCGATGGCGGCAAGTCTACTGGTCTTCTTCCTCACCTAG
- a CDS encoding HVO_0649 family zinc finger protein encodes MSITNRHGSTPFGRLRSHYEQSRSTCPACGHEDDVEWRPTTTGRRIEFRHRCPSCGAVDRCELRL; translated from the coding sequence ATATCAATCACGAACCGGCACGGCTCGACGCCGTTCGGACGGCTGCGATCCCACTACGAGCAGTCCCGTTCGACGTGTCCGGCCTGTGGACACGAGGACGACGTCGAGTGGCGCCCGACGACCACGGGGCGGCGGATCGAGTTCCGCCACCGGTGTCCGAGTTGTGGGGCCGTCGACCGGTGCGAACTGCGCCTCTAG
- a CDS encoding multicopper oxidase domain-containing protein yields the protein MTDNIGAPGTSLSRRQFVKATGTVGIGGLAGCAAPTNGDPERQGAGAGTGTAPQQGGSDLPVSGKPQIVDVNEQNNQVTLRAVTSRMPAHPGDAMGGPVELPRVWAWQADDRTPSVPGPVIRTTEGEDIEVTLDNTDANMPHTVHFHGVRKTWENDGVPTTTGMTVMPGEEHTYEIPANVPGTHLYHCHYQTHRHIDMGMYGFFRVDPEGYEPADQELFMTVKDWDSRLNRQMAGEDVSYSPRDRRPDVFTMNGRVAPRTLHPEDGSPVLVSEGDTVRVHFGNNGYMQHPIHVHNHRYRVVEKDGSQIPEDQQIEQDVMPLSPAERKTIEFEADADPGIYLMHCHKVSHAMNGTSYPGGMVNAVVYEDAMDSDVFAQLMDYAGYEA from the coding sequence ATGACTGACAACATCGGAGCACCCGGGACGAGTCTCTCGCGCCGACAGTTCGTGAAGGCGACCGGCACGGTGGGGATCGGTGGTCTCGCGGGGTGTGCGGCCCCGACGAACGGCGACCCCGAACGGCAGGGGGCCGGGGCCGGAACCGGGACGGCACCCCAACAGGGGGGCAGCGACCTGCCCGTATCGGGCAAGCCACAGATCGTCGACGTGAACGAACAGAACAACCAGGTGACGCTGCGGGCGGTCACCTCGCGGATGCCGGCCCACCCCGGCGACGCGATGGGTGGTCCCGTCGAACTGCCGCGGGTGTGGGCCTGGCAGGCCGACGACCGTACCCCCAGCGTCCCGGGCCCCGTCATCCGGACCACGGAGGGCGAGGACATCGAGGTGACCCTCGACAACACGGACGCGAACATGCCCCACACGGTCCACTTCCACGGCGTCCGCAAGACGTGGGAGAACGACGGCGTCCCGACCACGACGGGGATGACCGTCATGCCCGGTGAGGAACACACCTACGAGATTCCGGCGAACGTACCGGGCACCCACCTCTACCACTGCCACTACCAGACCCACCGGCACATCGACATGGGGATGTACGGTTTCTTCCGCGTCGACCCCGAGGGGTACGAGCCGGCCGATCAAGAACTGTTCATGACCGTGAAAGACTGGGACTCCCGGCTCAACCGGCAGATGGCCGGCGAGGACGTGAGTTACAGTCCCCGGGACCGCCGCCCCGACGTGTTCACGATGAACGGTCGGGTGGCCCCGCGGACGCTCCACCCCGAAGACGGGTCGCCGGTGCTCGTCTCGGAAGGTGACACCGTCAGGGTCCACTTCGGCAACAACGGCTACATGCAACACCCGATCCACGTCCACAACCACCGGTACCGGGTCGTCGAGAAGGACGGCTCGCAGATCCCGGAAGACCAGCAGATCGAACAGGACGTCATGCCCCTGTCGCCCGCCGAGCGAAAGACCATCGAGTTCGAGGCCGACGCCGACCCGGGCATCTACCTCATGCACTGCCACAAGGTGAGCCACGCGATGAACGGCACCAGTTACCCCGGTGGGATGGTCAACGCCGTCGTCTACGAGGACGCGATGGACTCGGACGTCTTCGCTCAGTTGATGGACTACGCGGGCTACGAGGCGTAG
- a CDS encoding electron transfer flavoprotein subunit alpha/FixB family protein: MSGDVLAVAEHRRGDLRPVSYELVSAGRELADATGGDLHVAVGGGDVETFADHLAVEGVDVVHTVAEGEEFNHDVCAAVTTALFESLAPTALLVPHSVNGLDYAPAVATRLSIPLVTDAVAIDYDDGVTAVRETYGSKVEATVEVETEPVALTIRGGEWPAAEGNGDPGIEPFDVDLDESALRSQVRGFEEVGTGDVDISEADFVVAVGRGIDDEENVDLAEELADALDATLAASRPVVDNGWLPKNRQVGQSGTVVTPDVYLALGISGAVQHVAGMKGSETIIAVNTDPDAPIFDVADYGVVGDLFEVVPELIERFG; encoded by the coding sequence ATGAGCGGCGACGTCCTCGCTGTCGCCGAACACCGCCGTGGCGACCTCCGTCCGGTGAGCTACGAGCTCGTCAGTGCCGGACGGGAACTGGCGGACGCCACGGGTGGCGACCTGCACGTCGCCGTCGGCGGCGGCGACGTGGAGACGTTCGCGGACCACCTCGCCGTCGAGGGCGTCGACGTCGTCCACACGGTCGCCGAAGGCGAGGAGTTCAACCACGACGTGTGCGCGGCGGTGACGACGGCACTGTTCGAGTCGCTCGCGCCGACGGCACTCCTCGTGCCACACAGCGTGAACGGACTCGACTACGCCCCCGCGGTCGCGACGCGGCTGTCGATCCCGCTCGTCACCGACGCCGTCGCCATCGACTACGACGACGGCGTGACCGCGGTCCGCGAGACGTACGGATCGAAGGTGGAGGCGACGGTCGAGGTGGAGACGGAACCGGTCGCGCTGACGATCCGCGGGGGCGAGTGGCCGGCGGCCGAGGGGAACGGGGATCCCGGGATCGAACCGTTCGACGTCGACCTCGACGAGTCGGCGCTCCGGTCGCAGGTCCGCGGGTTCGAGGAGGTCGGGACCGGCGACGTCGACATCAGTGAGGCGGACTTCGTCGTCGCGGTCGGCCGCGGCATCGACGACGAGGAGAACGTCGACCTCGCCGAGGAGTTGGCCGACGCACTCGATGCGACGCTTGCGGCGTCCCGGCCCGTCGTCGACAACGGCTGGCTCCCCAAGAATCGGCAGGTTGGCCAGTCGGGTACGGTCGTGACGCCGGACGTATACCTCGCACTCGGCATCTCGGGGGCCGTCCAGCACGTCGCCGGCATGAAAGGGTCCGAGACGATCATCGCGGTCAACACGGACCCCGACGCCCCCATCTTCGACGTGGCGGACTACGGCGTCGTCGGCGACCTGTTCGAGGTGGTCCCCGAACTGATCGAGCGGTTCGGGTAG
- a CDS encoding DUF373 family protein → MLLVLCVDLDDDLGRKTGLETPVVGREAVEDGAVALATADPEDSDVNVMFQGLHVLDDLRADEDEQVEVAAVTGLQGSEVRATRAVGDEVDTVLAGLSTGESVRAIVITDGAQDESVLPVIRSRVPIDSVRRVVVRQAQDLESMYYTMKQVLADPETRGTLLVPLGILLLIYPFVTIATFFDVPGAAVIGLLSALLGLYTLFRGLGLESTVDDVADRARNLLYAGRVTIITYVVAAALLVVGGAEGIETLRAVRAGLGGSPSAVTVLAALVNGAIRWFAAAGITSSLGQVTDEYLADRFKWRYLNAPFYVAAIAVVLYAVTGFLLPPVPGVTSLSLTDLAVALTVGTLLGVLSTLTFAIAESRHPTSVEPT, encoded by the coding sequence GTGCTCCTGGTGCTCTGTGTCGACTTGGACGACGACCTCGGCCGCAAGACCGGCCTGGAGACGCCGGTCGTGGGACGGGAAGCGGTCGAGGACGGCGCGGTGGCCCTCGCGACGGCCGACCCGGAGGACTCCGACGTGAACGTCATGTTCCAGGGGTTGCACGTCCTCGACGACCTCCGGGCCGACGAGGACGAACAGGTGGAGGTGGCCGCGGTCACCGGTCTGCAAGGAAGCGAGGTGCGGGCGACACGCGCCGTCGGCGACGAAGTGGACACGGTGCTCGCGGGGCTCTCGACCGGCGAGTCCGTCCGGGCCATCGTCATCACCGACGGTGCACAGGACGAGTCGGTGCTCCCGGTGATCCGGTCTCGGGTCCCGATCGACAGCGTCCGTCGGGTCGTCGTCAGGCAGGCACAGGACCTCGAATCGATGTACTACACGATGAAGCAGGTGCTCGCGGACCCCGAGACCCGTGGGACGCTCCTCGTTCCGCTCGGCATCCTCCTGTTGATCTACCCGTTCGTCACCATCGCCACCTTCTTCGACGTGCCCGGGGCGGCCGTCATCGGCCTGCTCTCGGCGTTGCTCGGTCTCTACACGCTGTTCCGGGGACTGGGACTGGAGTCGACGGTCGACGACGTCGCCGACCGCGCCAGAAACCTCCTCTACGCCGGTCGGGTGACCATCATCACCTACGTCGTCGCGGCGGCGTTGCTCGTCGTCGGTGGCGCGGAGGGGATCGAGACGCTGCGGGCCGTCAGAGCCGGACTCGGCGGGTCGCCGTCGGCGGTGACGGTGCTCGCGGCGTTGGTCAACGGTGCGATCCGGTGGTTCGCCGCAGCCGGGATCACCAGTAGTCTGGGCCAAGTGACCGACGAGTATCTCGCCGACCGGTTCAAGTGGCGCTACCTGAACGCACCCTTCTACGTCGCCGCCATCGCAGTCGTCCTGTACGCGGTCACGGGCTTCCTGCTCCCGCCGGTCCCGGGCGTGACGTCGCTCTCCCTCACGGACCTCGCGGTGGCGCTCACCGTCGGGACGCTACTCGGCGTGTTGAGCACGCTCACGTTCGCCATCGCGGAGTCGCGCCACCCGACGAGCGTCGAGCCGACCTAA